The genomic stretch CCGAGGTAGGTGGTCTTCATCCTGGCGGCGCTTGAACCGGCCATGTATAAAGCGGTCTTGAGCCATGTGTCGCCGTGCCGGGTCCGGCCGGACATTCGTTTGCCGGCGGACTCGTTGTTTCCCGGGCACATCCCCGCCCAGGAGGCGAGGTGGCCGGCGGTGGCGAACCTGCTCATGTCCACCCCGATCTCCGCGATGATGACCTGAGCCAGGACCAGGCTGACGCCGGGGATCGTGGTCAGCAGCTCGGCCTGGCGCTGCAGCGGCTGCAGTTGACGAGCGATCTCCTGGCTCAGCTGAGCGATCCGGGCGTCTGCCTGGTCGATCGCCCGCAGCATCGCCGCGACCATGAACGCGTGGTGGTCGGTGAAGCTGTTGGTCAGCGCGCGGTTCAGCAGTGGCACCTTCTCCAGCATGCGGCCCAGCGCCATCCCCGCCAGTACTTGCGGATCACGCTCCCCGGCGACCAGGGCATCGAGCATGCTCCGGGCGGACCGGCCGGTGTTGTCGGAGACCACGGCGCTGAGCTTGATGCCTGCGTCCTCGAGGAACATCGCCAGCCGGTAGACGTCCCTGGCCCGGTCCCGGACGGTCTCGGTGCGATAGCGGGTCAGATCCCGCAGCTGTCGGATGTCGCGCGGCGGTACGAAACTGGGCCTCACCAGCCCGTGCTCGATCAGGCGGCAGATCCACTCGCAGTCCCTGACGTCGGTCTTGCGCCCCGGTACGGTCTTGATGTGCTGGGCGTTCAGCAGCCACGGCTCGATGCCTTCCGTCGCGTCGAGCAGGTAGTACAACGGCTTCCAGTAGGACGTGGTGGCCTCCATACCCACCCTGGTGATCTCGTTCTCCAGCAGCCAGTCCCGCAGTTCCAGCAGGCCGTCGCACATCGTCGAGAACGTACGCACCTCGCGACGGCTCCGCTTCCCCTTCCCCGGGACCCGGATGCATACCTTGCACTCGATCTTGCCCAGGTCGACCCCGGCGCAGCGTTCCTCGAACACGTCCATAGCCGCCTCCTGACGACCGGTTCGGTCAGCCGGCGGTGCCCGCCCTTCCGGGGCCACAGGATTCGAAGAAGCTCTCTTGCGTGCTCATGGCAACATCACCGGACTCCTGCACACGGTCCCTGCGTCCGACTTCGTTTCGGGCTCAAGACTCGGCGCCAAGCTCCATCGACGTCCTCCGGACGAGCACCACCCGAATTTTCCCGGCCACGGGGCGGGCCCGCCAGGGACCGGGACGACTTCGTTGCCTGTGGTCGCGTGTCCTCCGACCGTCGTCATGCTGCTGTGGCCTCCACGAGTCGACGGCTGCGCCCTGTCACAGCCCGGTGGCCAACCAGACGGTCACGGCCGCGGTTGCGGTAAGTCCGACGTTGAGCGCGATCCGGCGGTCTCCGCCGGTCAGGTGGATGGCGATCGCACCGGTCTGGAGGAGCACGAAGCCGCCGGCCGCGGCCGGCGCCAGCGAGGGAGCGATACCGGTCAGAGGCGGAAGGATCAGGCCGGTCGCGCCGAGCAGTTCGACCGTCCCCAGCGCCCTGAGAGCGGGCATGGACACGCGGTCGACCCAGGCCATCATCGGCCGGAGCTGATCGCGGCTGCGAATCAGCTTCAGAGTGCCTGCGTAGACGTAGAAGAGGGCGAGCAGTCCCGCGACGATCCAGTAGGCGATGTTCATCGTTCCCGTTCCTGGGACACTGGTTCACGGGGACCCATCGATTGCGTCGATTGCGTCGGTTGCTTCATGTGAGGTCGTGGGCGGGCTCGGTCGCATAACGGCCCATCGTGTCGATATTGGCCACGCACATGCGCGTTCTGGAGGACGGCCAGCGCCCGGGCAGCGCCTCGCGATCGCCGAGTGCGTGATACGGCGGGGTCGGTGCGCAGCCAGCTGGTCCTTGCTTCTTCGGTCACGCTCACGAGTGCACCGCCGGAGCCCTGCCGGTGTCCAAGACCCCTTCCGCAGCGCCGATACCTGATGGGTATCGTTGCAGCGTGGAGCTACGGACCTTGCGCTATTTCGTGGCGGTCGCGGAGGAACTCCACTTCGGCCGGGCCGCCACCCGACTGCACATGAGTCAGCCGCCGTTGAGCCGGGCGATCAAGCGGCTGGAGGCCGATGTCGGGGCCGTGCTGTTCACCCGCTCGCCCACCGGCGTCGCGCTGACGTCGGCAGGCACGGTGCTGCTCGACGAGGCGCGGGCCCTGCTCGACCAAGCCGACCGCGTCGGTGTACGCGTGAGGGCGGCGGCCGGCATCGCGAGCATCACCGTCGGCATCCTGGGCGACGGCACCGACCCGGGAGTGTCCAGGCTGGCTGCCGCCTACAGCCGACGCCACCCCGGCATCGACATCCGCATCCGCGACACCGGTCTGACCGACCCGACGTGCGGGTTGCGCGCCGGTCTGGTCGATGTCGCCTTGACTCGGGCGCCGTTCGACGAGACTGCCCTGGCGGTACGGGTCCTGCGGACCGACCCGGTCGGAGTGGTCCTGCGCGCCGACGATCCGCTGGCCCACCGCGAACAGTTGAGGCTGGCCGAACTGAGTGACCGCCGCTGGTTCCAGTTCCCACAGGGCACCGACCCCATCTGGCAGTCGTACTGGAACGGCGGCACGCCACGCGAGGGCCCGGTGGTCCGCGCCGTCCAGGAATGCGTGCAGGCCGTGCTGTGGAACGGCACGGTCGGCCTGGCACCGCTCGGCCACGACCTGTCCGCAGAGCTGGCCGTGGTACCGCTGATGGACATGCCGCCGAGCCGGGTGGTGGCGGTGTGGAACGAAGGCGACACGAACCCGTTGATCCGGTCCTTCATCGAGATCGCTACGGCCGTGTACCGCCACTGAGCACCACCACCAACGGTGCCGCAACTCGTGAACCTTCCGGACGCGGCGACCCTCGGGACGGTCGACAACTCCACGGCGGCATCAGCCACTTGACGACTCACCGATGAGAGTCGGCTCCGCCGTCGGGCTGACACCCCCGCACTGGCCTGAGAGCGGCTCGAAGAGGATCACGTCGCAGCGGAGCAGGAACTGAACCCCGCAGCTGACCCGTTAGTACTGCTGAGTGTTGGCGCAGCAGCAACCAGCCGCGTCCTGCTGGGCTCTCACGTCCTGGTCGCTCCGCTGTACCCGCCCGTCCAGCTGGCCCGGTCGCTGACCACGATCGACCTGATCAGCGGTGACCCCCATGTGATCGACACGATGCTGCGGGTGAACATCGACGCCGGCACGAGCACGGACAAGGTCGCCGACACCATCAAGGCAATCCACGAGCACACCGGAATCGACCACTTCATGATCGACTCGATGTATGACGTGGACACCGTCGAAGGCTCCCTGGAGCACGCCCGGCACACCCTCGAACTCGTCGAGAAGGGGTGACGGGTTACTCGCTGATTGCGGCCGTACGCACGAGTCCTCCGTCGGGACGACGGCTACTGCGAGCCAGGACCGCCGTCCTCGGGCCCCAAGGCTTCTCGCTCGCGGCGCTCAAGCCATTCGAGATACCAGGTGCGGAAGTTGTGCCGGTTTCCGTGCGCATCGACGATCGGTAGGTAGGGCGGGTTGATCCCAACGTCCCGGTCTCGGAGTTCTCCGCGGTGCGGACCGACGATGATGAGGCAGCTGGTCATTCCGCATCCGTTGTCACTGATGAGGATCGCGCCCCGATCCCGTTCCTCATGCCAGATCCGGTGTTCGGCATCGTCGAAGACCTCCAAGTAGTCGTGCCGGTAGTCCTCGTCCTCGTCGCGGGTAGTGGGCTCGTATCCGGCAGCGCGGAGGGTTGCCAGCTGTTGGTCGGCCCACTCTTCCGTCTCGACGAAGGGTCCGCTCGGGTCGAGCAGAATGGGATCGCCACCTTCCCAGACCCAGCCCCATTTCCCCACGACGCGACGCAACGATGTCAGCTCGATCTCGGGTCCGGGTCCACCCGCGCCGACCTCCGCCAAGAAGGTGCGGTACTCCACGGGGAGTTCGACACCGTATTGCGCCTCGACCTCAGCAATCTCTGCGGCAGTCAGGGCGGGTTCGAAGACGGGGTGCTGAGGAGGACCCCAGCCGCGTGCCTGATGCTGGGCCTCCTCCACCGCAATGACCCGTTCCCGAACTCCCGCCCATCCTGCCTGCGCGTCCACGCCGCCGCTCACCCGATGGCGATGCGAGGGTGGGCGGACGGGGTGATCCAGCCCATGATCTGGTCCATGGTGGCGCGGGGGACGGAGACGCAGCCCGCGGTGGCGCCGCTGCCGTTGACGTGGAGGAAGATGCCCGCGCCGCGACCGGGGGTGGCGGGCCAGCGGTTGAAGTTGATGACGAGGGCTTTGGCGTACTGGGTGGGGTAGTTGATGAGGTGTTCGCTGCCCCGGTCGCCGGATTCGGTGAGGGGGAAGTCGGCGCCAGTCTCTCCGTGCATCTCGTTGTAGAACTTCGATTCCGGGTCCTGTACCCACCAGTCGTCGGCGGTGACGACGTGGTACGGCATGGCGGTGCCGCCAGCGACGTGGCCGAAGCCCTCGGTGATGGTGTAGGTGCCGCCGGGGGTGGTGTAGGTGTTCTGCATCCGGGTCGCCCCGCTGGTGACACCGTTGGAGCCGACCCGGCCCGCGCCGGTGCTGAACTGTGCCTTCCAGCCGGAGGAACCCTTGGCCCAGGCGGTGACGGTGGCGTAGGAGCCGCTGGCCTTGACCGTGATCACCTGGGTCGCGTCACCCACCTCCACGGGGACCGGGAAGTCGGGCGCGGTGGGGGCGGGCGCGTCAGCGCCGGATGCTCCGGACCCGGTGGTGCCGCCGGCGGTTCCCTCGCCGGCCTTGGCGGCACTGCCCCGGGCAGAGGCGGAAGCCTTTGCCGATGCGGATGCCTTGGTGGAGGTGGAAGGGCTGGCGGAGGGCGATCCGGAGGCGCTGGGTGACGCGCTGCGGGAGGCGCCAGGGGTGCCGGACTCAGAGGTGTTCGGTGCCGACAGCGAGTCCGAGGCCGCCTGCTGCTCGTCGTCCTGCCCACCGCAGGCGGAGGTCAGCGCCAGGACGCTGAGGACGGCGGCGCTGGTCAGAACCTGCCGGGAGAGGGACTGCACGGTGAGCTCCTTGCGCTCTGGGTTGCCTGAAGAACTGTCTTGCTGGGTCACGCGCGGTCCGCGCCGCCGCCCGCCTTGTCCGGTCGGGGCAGAGAGCCGGTGCAGGTGGCGCGGCCGAACTCGCCGCTGGCGGAGGCGCCTTGGACGTACTGACCGCGAACAGTGAGGGTGCAGCGGGCCTGGCCGCCCTGCTCGCCGAGCACGATGTTGACGACGGCATCGCGGCCGAGCGGGACGGCTACCGTCTTGCGCCACGGCAGGGCCGCACCCTTGACGGTCACGCCCTTTCCGGACTCACTGCGGGCCTGGTAGGTGATGTCAGCCGTGCCGCTGCCGGTGACTTCGTAGGTCACCGAGGCGGTGGGAACCCGGCGTTCGGGCGGACTGTCGTCCCCGCCGCTGTCGAGGACGCCGTAGAGGACGAGCCCTGTGCAGGCGGCGAGAGCGACGCCGGCGGCGATCACCCCGGCGCGGTCGGGGCGGGGGCGACGGGATTCCGTTGCTTTGCCGGCCGCTTTTCCTTCCCCTGCCTCTT from Streptomyces davaonensis JCM 4913 encodes the following:
- a CDS encoding IS110 family RNA-guided transposase yields the protein MDVFEERCAGVDLGKIECKVCIRVPGKGKRSRREVRTFSTMCDGLLELRDWLLENEITRVGMEATTSYWKPLYYLLDATEGIEPWLLNAQHIKTVPGRKTDVRDCEWICRLIEHGLVRPSFVPPRDIRQLRDLTRYRTETVRDRARDVYRLAMFLEDAGIKLSAVVSDNTGRSARSMLDALVAGERDPQVLAGMALGRMLEKVPLLNRALTNSFTDHHAFMVAAMLRAIDQADARIAQLSQEIARQLQPLQRQAELLTTIPGVSLVLAQVIIAEIGVDMSRFATAGHLASWAGMCPGNNESAGKRMSGRTRHGDTWLKTALYMAGSSAARMKTTYLGAQFRRLVPHRGVKRATVAVGHSILVAAWHILHDDVPYRDLGADHFTSRLGRERQTRRLLAQLAALGHDVTIAPRQDTA
- a CDS encoding DoxX family protein; the encoded protein is MNIAYWIVAGLLALFYVYAGTLKLIRSRDQLRPMMAWVDRVSMPALRALGTVELLGATGLILPPLTGIAPSLAPAAAGGFVLLQTGAIAIHLTGGDRRIALNVGLTATAAVTVWLATGL
- a CDS encoding LysR family transcriptional regulator, giving the protein MELRTLRYFVAVAEELHFGRAATRLHMSQPPLSRAIKRLEADVGAVLFTRSPTGVALTSAGTVLLDEARALLDQADRVGVRVRAAAGIASITVGILGDGTDPGVSRLAAAYSRRHPGIDIRIRDTGLTDPTCGLRAGLVDVALTRAPFDETALAVRVLRTDPVGVVLRADDPLAHREQLRLAELSDRRWFQFPQGTDPIWQSYWNGGTPREGPVVRAVQECVQAVLWNGTVGLAPLGHDLSAELAVVPLMDMPPSRVVAVWNEGDTNPLIRSFIEIATAVYRH
- a CDS encoding SMI1/KNR4 family protein, which encodes MSGGVDAQAGWAGVRERVIAVEEAQHQARGWGPPQHPVFEPALTAAEIAEVEAQYGVELPVEYRTFLAEVGAGGPGPEIELTSLRRVVGKWGWVWEGGDPILLDPSGPFVETEEWADQQLATLRAAGYEPTTRDEDEDYRHDYLEVFDDAEHRIWHEERDRGAILISDNGCGMTSCLIIVGPHRGELRDRDVGINPPYLPIVDAHGNRHNFRTWYLEWLERREREALGPEDGGPGSQ
- a CDS encoding L,D-transpeptidase family protein, with translation MQSLSRQVLTSAAVLSVLALTSACGGQDDEQQAASDSLSAPNTSESGTPGASRSASPSASGSPSASPSTSTKASASAKASASARGSAAKAGEGTAGGTTGSGASGADAPAPTAPDFPVPVEVGDATQVITVKASGSYATVTAWAKGSSGWKAQFSTGAGRVGSNGVTSGATRMQNTYTTPGGTYTITEGFGHVAGGTAMPYHVVTADDWWVQDPESKFYNEMHGETGADFPLTESGDRGSEHLINYPTQYAKALVINFNRWPATPGRGAGIFLHVNGSGATAGCVSVPRATMDQIMGWITPSAHPRIAIG
- a CDS encoding MmpS family transport accessory protein, translated to MIAAGVALAACTGLVLYGVLDSGGDDSPPERRVPTASVTYEVTGSGTADITYQARSESGKGVTVKGAALPWRKTVAVPLGRDAVVNIVLGEQGGQARCTLTVRGQYVQGASASGEFGRATCTGSLPRPDKAGGGADRA